The Streptomyces sp. NBC_01275 genome has a segment encoding these proteins:
- a CDS encoding NADH:flavin oxidoreductase has protein sequence MTATPSAAPSASPAASRAAEILSRPVSINGLTVPNRIAMAPMTRMFSPGGVPGEDVVSYYARRAAAGVGLIVTEGTYVGHDSAGQSDRVPRFHGEEQLAGWAKVADAVHAAGGTIVPQLWHIGMVRQQGEPPFADAPAVGPSGVRTDGTEGAGKAMTQRDLDDVIGAFAEAAAAAERIGFDGVELHGAHGYLIDQFLWEGTNRRTDAYGGDLVARTKFAAEVVAAVRETVSPEFPVIFRYSQWKQDAYRARLAETPQELEAILAPLAAAGVDAFHASTRRYWVPEFDDSDLNLAGWTKKLTGKTALTVGSVGLDGDFLKGFQGEGAPVKGIDDLLDRLERDEFDLVAVGRALLQDPQWAAKVLDGRLDELAPYDAAALQTLS, from the coding sequence GTGACTGCCACCCCCTCCGCGGCCCCCTCCGCGTCTCCCGCCGCCTCCCGTGCCGCCGAGATCCTCTCCCGGCCGGTGTCGATCAACGGCCTGACCGTGCCGAACCGCATAGCGATGGCGCCCATGACGCGCATGTTCTCCCCGGGCGGCGTGCCCGGCGAGGACGTGGTGTCGTACTACGCCCGCCGTGCCGCCGCGGGCGTCGGTCTGATCGTGACCGAGGGGACGTACGTCGGGCACGACTCCGCCGGGCAGAGCGACCGCGTCCCGCGCTTCCACGGTGAGGAGCAGCTCGCGGGCTGGGCGAAGGTCGCCGACGCCGTGCACGCGGCGGGCGGCACGATCGTGCCGCAGCTGTGGCACATCGGCATGGTGCGGCAGCAGGGCGAGCCGCCGTTCGCGGACGCCCCCGCCGTCGGCCCCTCCGGTGTGCGCACCGACGGCACCGAGGGCGCAGGCAAGGCCATGACGCAGCGCGACCTGGACGACGTCATCGGCGCGTTCGCCGAGGCCGCGGCCGCCGCCGAGCGCATCGGCTTCGACGGCGTCGAGCTCCACGGCGCGCACGGCTACCTCATCGACCAGTTCCTGTGGGAGGGCACCAACCGCCGCACGGACGCCTACGGCGGCGACCTGGTCGCCCGGACGAAGTTCGCGGCGGAGGTCGTCGCCGCCGTCCGGGAGACCGTCTCCCCCGAGTTCCCCGTCATCTTCCGCTACTCCCAGTGGAAGCAGGACGCCTACCGCGCCCGCCTCGCCGAGACCCCGCAGGAGCTGGAGGCCATCCTCGCCCCGCTCGCCGCGGCCGGCGTCGACGCCTTCCACGCCTCCACCCGCCGCTACTGGGTCCCGGAGTTCGACGACTCCGACCTCAACCTGGCCGGCTGGACGAAGAAGCTGACCGGCAAGACCGCCCTCACCGTCGGCTCGGTCGGCCTCGACGGCGACTTCCTCAAGGGCTTCCAGGGCGAGGGCGCCCCGGTCAAGGGCATCGACGACCTCCTCGACCGGCTGGAGCGCGACGAGTTCGACCTCGTCGCCGTCGGCCGCGCCCTGCTCCAGGACCCGCAGTGGGCGGCGAAGGTCCTCGACGGCCGCCTCGACGAGCTGGCGCCCTACGACGCGGCGGCCCTCCAGACCCTCAGCTGA
- a CDS encoding subtype B tannase, translating into MGLTAAGAAPALGFATQAAATPQAAAGTSQAAAKAAADSSLVFDPAAYTEQTVSVTDTAGAAHSVTYRFYKVASYVANPVDTAYQSLNVSVPVSVDGTAVDATNAPILFANQVGGYMPSSVANATGIGGAMGPAGTLSRQQLALAAGYVVVEPGARGRSLVDASGTYYGVAPAAIVDLKAAVRYLKFNKGRVPGDTERIVTSGVSAGGALSALLGASGDSPLYDSYLAEIGAADASDAIFASGDWCPITDLEHADAAYEWNWGANALASGAAVDATVSGELKAQYTDYIASLKLRARGYGALSVRNLDTYILETFIQPSATKYLAALSDTARATYLAANPFITWSAGQAAFTWADFLAHVGARKKNAPSFDAFDLSTGENNLYGAGATKARHFTLYALRHEAGASARLDADIPAKLHLMNPMYHLVDKVNPHRAKHWWIRVGTKDSDTSLSVVANLATRLTNLGDDVDTSYYWDAGHGADLDPGDFITWIGKVTGYQKARK; encoded by the coding sequence ATGGGACTCACCGCGGCGGGAGCCGCCCCCGCCCTGGGGTTCGCCACGCAGGCCGCCGCCACCCCGCAGGCCGCCGCCGGGACGTCGCAGGCCGCCGCGAAAGCCGCCGCGGACTCCTCCCTGGTCTTCGACCCCGCCGCCTACACCGAGCAGACCGTCAGCGTCACGGACACCGCCGGCGCCGCCCACAGCGTGACCTACCGCTTCTACAAGGTCGCCAGCTATGTGGCCAACCCGGTGGACACGGCGTACCAGTCCCTGAACGTCAGCGTCCCGGTGTCCGTCGACGGCACGGCGGTCGACGCGACGAACGCACCCATCCTCTTCGCCAACCAGGTCGGCGGCTACATGCCGTCCTCCGTCGCGAACGCCACCGGCATCGGCGGCGCGATGGGCCCCGCCGGCACGCTCAGCCGCCAGCAGCTCGCCCTCGCCGCCGGGTACGTCGTCGTCGAGCCCGGCGCGCGCGGTCGTAGCCTCGTCGACGCGAGCGGTACCTACTACGGGGTCGCGCCCGCCGCCATCGTCGACCTCAAGGCGGCGGTGCGGTACCTGAAGTTCAACAAGGGCCGCGTCCCCGGCGACACCGAGCGGATCGTCACCTCCGGCGTCAGCGCCGGCGGCGCCCTCTCCGCACTGCTCGGCGCCTCCGGCGACAGCCCGCTGTACGACTCCTACCTCGCGGAGATCGGCGCGGCCGACGCCTCCGACGCGATCTTCGCCAGCGGCGACTGGTGCCCGATCACCGACCTGGAGCACGCCGACGCGGCCTACGAGTGGAACTGGGGCGCCAACGCACTCGCCTCCGGCGCGGCGGTCGACGCGACTGTCTCCGGCGAGCTGAAGGCCCAGTACACGGACTACATCGCGTCCCTCAAGCTGCGCGCCAGGGGCTACGGCGCCCTCAGCGTGCGCAACCTGGACACGTACATCCTGGAGACCTTCATCCAGCCGTCGGCCACCAAGTACCTGGCTGCCCTGTCGGACACCGCCCGCGCGACCTACCTCGCCGCGAACCCCTTCATCACCTGGTCCGCCGGCCAGGCCGCCTTCACCTGGGCCGACTTCCTCGCCCACGTCGGCGCCCGCAAGAAGAACGCCCCGTCCTTCGACGCGTTCGACCTGTCCACCGGCGAGAACAACCTCTACGGCGCCGGCGCCACCAAAGCCCGCCACTTCACGCTCTACGCCCTGCGCCACGAGGCCGGGGCCAGCGCGCGCCTGGACGCCGACATCCCGGCCAAGCTCCATCTGATGAACCCGATGTACCACCTCGTCGACAAGGTCAACCCGCACCGCGCGAAGCACTGGTGGATCCGCGTCGGCACCAAGGACAGCGACACCTCCCTCTCGGTCGTCGCCAACCTCGCCACCCGCCTGACCAACCTCGGCGACGACGTCGACACGTCGTACTACTGGGACGCCGGCCACGGCGCCGACCTCGACCCCGGCGACTTCATCACCTGGATCGGCAAGGTGACGGGCTACCAGAAGGCCCGCAAGTAG
- a CDS encoding cold-shock protein, with translation MAQGTVKWFNAEKGYGFIAVDGGADVFVHYSAIQMDGYRTLEEGQRVDFEISQGQKGPQADMVRLATG, from the coding sequence ATGGCTCAGGGCACCGTCAAATGGTTCAACGCGGAGAAGGGGTACGGCTTCATCGCGGTCGACGGTGGTGCGGATGTTTTCGTCCACTACAGCGCGATCCAGATGGACGGATACCGCACCCTGGAAGAGGGTCAGCGGGTCGATTTTGAGATCTCGCAGGGCCAAAAGGGGCCGCAGGCGGACATGGTCCGTCTCGCGACCGGCTGA
- the groL gene encoding chaperonin GroEL (60 kDa chaperone family; promotes refolding of misfolded polypeptides especially under stressful conditions; forms two stacked rings of heptamers to form a barrel-shaped 14mer; ends can be capped by GroES; misfolded proteins enter the barrel where they are refolded when GroES binds), with product MAKIIAFDEEARRGLERGMNQLADAVKVTLGPKGRNVVLEKKWGAPTITNDGVSIAKEIELEDPYEKIGAELVKEVAKKTDDVAGDGTTTATVLAQALVREGLRNVAAGANPMALKRGIEKAVEAVSGALLEQAKDVETKEQIASTASISAADTQIGELIAEAMDKVGKEGVITVEESQTFGLELELTEGMRFDKGYISAYFATDMERMEAVLDDPYILIANSKIANVKDLLPLLEKVMQSGKPLLIIAEDVEGEALSTLVVNKIRGTFKSVAVKAPGFGDRRKAMLNDIAILTGGEVISEEVGLKLENTSLDLLGKARKVVITKDETTIVDGSGSSDQVAGRVNQIRAEIENSDSDYDREKLQERLAKLAGGVAVIKAGAATEVELKERKHRIEDAVRNAKAAVEEGIVAGGGVALLQASSVFEKLELTGDEATGANAVKLALEAPLKQIAVNGGLEGGVIVEKVRNLPVGHGLNAATGEYVDMIAEGIIDPAKVTRSALQNAASIAALFLTTEAVIADKPEKSAAPAGGGMPGGDMDF from the coding sequence ATGGCCAAGATCATCGCGTTCGACGAGGAGGCGCGGCGCGGCCTCGAGCGCGGCATGAACCAGCTCGCGGACGCCGTGAAGGTGACGCTCGGCCCCAAGGGCCGCAACGTCGTCCTCGAGAAGAAGTGGGGCGCCCCCACGATCACCAACGATGGTGTCTCCATCGCCAAGGAGATCGAACTCGAGGACCCGTACGAGAAGATCGGCGCCGAGCTGGTCAAGGAAGTCGCCAAGAAGACGGACGACGTCGCCGGCGACGGTACGACCACCGCGACCGTCCTGGCGCAGGCGCTGGTCCGCGAGGGCCTGCGCAACGTAGCCGCCGGCGCCAACCCGATGGCCCTCAAGCGCGGCATCGAGAAGGCCGTCGAGGCCGTCTCCGGCGCCCTGCTCGAGCAGGCCAAGGATGTCGAGACCAAGGAGCAGATCGCCTCCACGGCCTCCATCTCCGCCGCCGACACCCAGATCGGCGAGCTCATCGCCGAGGCGATGGACAAGGTCGGCAAGGAAGGCGTCATCACGGTCGAGGAGTCGCAGACCTTCGGTCTGGAGCTCGAGCTCACCGAGGGCATGCGCTTCGACAAGGGCTACATCTCGGCGTACTTCGCCACCGACATGGAGCGTATGGAGGCCGTCCTCGACGACCCGTACATCCTGATCGCGAACTCCAAGATCGCGAACGTCAAGGACCTGCTCCCGCTCCTGGAGAAGGTCATGCAGTCGGGCAAGCCGCTGCTGATCATCGCCGAGGACGTCGAGGGCGAGGCCCTGTCGACCCTGGTCGTCAACAAGATCCGCGGCACCTTCAAGTCCGTCGCGGTCAAGGCCCCGGGCTTCGGCGACCGCCGCAAGGCGATGCTGAACGACATCGCCATCCTCACCGGTGGCGAGGTCATCTCCGAGGAGGTCGGTCTCAAGCTCGAGAACACCTCCCTGGACCTGCTGGGCAAGGCCCGCAAGGTCGTCATCACCAAGGACGAGACGACCATCGTCGACGGCTCCGGCTCCTCGGACCAGGTCGCCGGCCGGGTCAACCAGATCCGCGCCGAGATCGAGAACAGCGACTCGGACTACGACCGCGAGAAGCTGCAGGAGCGCCTGGCGAAGCTCGCCGGCGGTGTCGCGGTCATCAAGGCCGGCGCCGCCACCGAGGTGGAGCTCAAGGAGCGCAAGCACCGCATCGAGGACGCCGTTCGCAACGCGAAGGCGGCCGTCGAGGAGGGCATCGTCGCCGGTGGCGGCGTGGCCCTGCTGCAGGCCTCCTCGGTCTTCGAGAAGCTGGAGCTGACGGGTGACGAGGCGACCGGCGCCAACGCCGTGAAGCTCGCCCTGGAGGCCCCGCTCAAGCAGATCGCCGTCAACGGCGGTCTCGAGGGCGGCGTCATCGTCGAGAAGGTGCGCAACCTGCCCGTCGGCCACGGCCTGAACGCCGCGACCGGCGAGTACGTCGACATGATCGCCGAAGGCATCATCGACCCGGCGAAGGTCACGCGCTCTGCCCTGCAGAACGCCGCGTCCATCGCCGCGCTGTTCCTCACCACCGAGGCCGTCATCGCCGACAAGCCGGAGAAGTCCGCGGCCCCGGCCGGCGGCGGCATGCCGGGCGGTGACATGGACTTCTGA
- the otsB gene encoding trehalose-phosphatase, which translates to MGTQETPSTDPVSPTLPVPTTSAGREALAAILARPGRALVALDFDGTLAPIVENPEDARAHPGARPALAALAPKVAAVAVVTGRPAEVAVRNGGFAGVAGLERLSVLGHYGAERWDARTGALTAPAPHPGVAAVRAELPAVLEAAQGGPGVWVEEKGGRAVAVHTRRADDPQAAFDALRAPLTDLAARHGLIVEPGRMVLELRPPGIDKGVALLDHVREVGAESVLYAGDDLGDLPAFAAVEKLRADGVPGLLVCSGSTEVGEVAQRADLVVDGPAGVVELLRALADQLG; encoded by the coding sequence ATGGGCACCCAAGAGACACCCTCCACGGACCCCGTATCCCCCACCCTCCCCGTCCCCACCACCTCCGCCGGACGTGAAGCGCTCGCCGCCATCCTCGCCCGGCCCGGCCGCGCCCTCGTCGCCCTCGACTTCGACGGGACCCTCGCGCCGATCGTCGAGAACCCCGAGGACGCTCGCGCCCACCCCGGCGCCCGGCCCGCGCTCGCCGCGCTCGCGCCGAAGGTCGCCGCCGTGGCCGTCGTCACAGGCCGGCCGGCCGAGGTCGCCGTGCGCAACGGCGGGTTCGCCGGGGTCGCGGGGCTGGAGCGTCTCTCCGTTCTCGGCCACTACGGCGCCGAACGCTGGGACGCCCGCACCGGCGCCCTCACCGCCCCCGCCCCCCACCCCGGCGTCGCCGCCGTCCGCGCCGAGCTGCCGGCGGTCCTGGAGGCGGCCCAGGGAGGTCCGGGCGTCTGGGTCGAGGAGAAGGGCGGCCGGGCCGTCGCCGTCCACACCCGGCGCGCCGACGACCCCCAGGCCGCCTTCGACGCCCTGCGCGCCCCCCTCACCGACCTCGCCGCCCGGCACGGACTGATCGTCGAGCCGGGCCGCATGGTCCTGGAGCTGCGCCCGCCGGGCATCGACAAAGGCGTGGCCCTCCTCGACCACGTCCGCGAGGTCGGCGCCGAGTCCGTCCTCTACGCCGGCGACGACCTCGGGGACCTCCCCGCCTTCGCCGCCGTCGAGAAACTCCGCGCCGACGGCGTGCCCGGCCTGCTGGTGTGCAGCGGCAGCACGGAGGTCGGCGAGGTGGCCCAGCGGGCGGACCTGGTCGTCGACGGGCCGGCCGGGGTCGTGGAGCTGCTGCGGGCCCTCGCGGATCAGCTCGGCTGA
- a CDS encoding trehalose-6-phosphate synthase, producing MAFTGSGAQVLVASNRGPVSYEVNPDSPDGSLRAKRGGGGLVSGLSAIGPDAGALWVCAALSDGDREAVRRGVGEEGVRMLPIPADVHADAYNGIANSVLWFVHHLLYQTPLEPVFDAEFRRQWASYETYNRAFAEALAEEAGQGAAVLVQDYHLCLVPGMLRALRPDLRIGHFSHTPWAPPDYFGLLPEDIRKQLILGMLGADRLGFLTHRWLGAFSACVEATDLDASPRMALSGVPESFQYVPNWNGPGHRTWLGVHGLGADADFLRERSHRPDVEERMASLREEIGGEGRKTIVRVDRTELSKNIVRGLLAYRQLLDDHPEWRERVVHVAFAYPSRQDLAVYRDYMAEVQRVADEINESYGTPGWTPVLLHLKDDFARSLAAYRLADVALVNPIRDGMNLVAKEIPVVSDEGCALVLSREAGAYWELKEDSLVVNPYDVMETARALHEGLTMKPEERAERTEKLAAAATALPPAQWFLNQLTALREIEPIQPDQPS from the coding sequence ATGGCTTTCACCGGCAGTGGTGCTCAGGTCCTGGTCGCGTCCAACCGCGGCCCGGTCTCGTACGAGGTGAACCCGGACAGTCCGGACGGCTCGCTGCGCGCCAAACGCGGCGGCGGCGGGCTGGTCTCCGGGCTCTCGGCGATCGGCCCGGACGCGGGCGCCCTGTGGGTGTGCGCGGCGCTGTCCGACGGCGACCGGGAGGCGGTCCGGCGCGGGGTCGGCGAGGAGGGCGTGCGGATGCTGCCCATCCCGGCCGACGTGCACGCCGACGCGTACAACGGCATCGCGAACTCGGTCCTGTGGTTCGTCCACCATCTGCTCTACCAGACCCCGCTGGAGCCGGTCTTCGACGCGGAGTTCCGCCGCCAGTGGGCGTCGTACGAGACGTACAACCGCGCGTTCGCCGAGGCGCTGGCCGAGGAGGCGGGGCAGGGCGCGGCGGTGCTGGTGCAGGACTACCACCTGTGTCTGGTCCCCGGGATGCTCCGCGCACTCCGCCCCGACCTGCGCATCGGCCACTTCTCGCACACGCCGTGGGCGCCCCCGGACTACTTCGGCCTGCTGCCCGAGGACATCCGCAAGCAGCTGATCCTGGGCATGCTGGGCGCGGACCGGCTGGGGTTCCTGACCCATCGGTGGCTGGGCGCCTTCTCCGCGTGCGTCGAGGCCACGGACCTGGACGCGTCTCCGCGGATGGCCCTCTCGGGAGTGCCCGAGTCGTTCCAGTACGTCCCGAACTGGAACGGGCCCGGCCATCGCACCTGGCTCGGCGTGCACGGTCTCGGCGCGGACGCCGACTTCCTGCGCGAACGGTCGCACCGCCCGGACGTCGAGGAGCGGATGGCGTCCCTCCGGGAGGAGATCGGCGGCGAGGGCCGCAAGACCATCGTCCGCGTCGACCGCACCGAGCTGTCCAAGAACATCGTGCGCGGCCTGCTGGCCTACCGGCAGCTGCTCGACGACCACCCGGAGTGGCGCGAACGCGTCGTCCACGTGGCGTTCGCGTACCCGTCCCGCCAGGACCTGGCCGTCTACCGCGACTACATGGCGGAGGTGCAGCGGGTGGCCGACGAGATCAACGAGAGCTACGGCACCCCCGGCTGGACCCCGGTCCTCCTGCACCTGAAGGACGACTTCGCCCGCTCCCTGGCCGCCTACCGCCTGGCGGACGTGGCCCTGGTCAACCCCATCCGCGACGGCATGAACCTCGTCGCCAAGGAGATCCCGGTCGTCTCCGACGAGGGCTGCGCACTGGTGCTGTCCCGGGAGGCGGGCGCGTACTGGGAGCTGAAGGAGGACTCCCTCGTGGTCAACCCGTACGACGTCATGGAGACCGCCCGCGCCCTGCACGAGGGTCTCACCATGAAGCCGGAGGAGCGGGCCGAGCGCACCGAGAAGCTGGCGGCGGCCGCGACCGCGCTGCCTCCGGCCCAGTGGTTCCTGAACCAGCTGACAGCGCTACGGGAGATCGAGCCGATCCAGCCGGATCAGCCGAGCTGA
- the thrC gene encoding threonine synthase — protein sequence MAAQTVASTTESPATPSVDLGPAAALSCRECGHRVPLGPVFACEECFGPLEIAYDFSSYDTEELRKRIEAGPANIWRYAPLLPVPADVADKPNINPGWTKLVQADNLARELGVDAGKLFVKDDSGNPTHSFKDRVVAQAIEAARAFGFTTLSCSSTGNLAGAVGAAAARAGFRSCVFIPHDLEQGKIVMAAIYGGELVGIEGNYDDVNRFCSELIGDPAGEGWGFVNVNLRPYYAEGSKTLAYEICEQLGWQLPDQLVVPIASGSQLTKIDKGLQELIKLGLVEDRPYKIFGAQAEGCSPVSVAYKAGHDVVRPQKPNTIAKSLAIGNPADGPYVLDIARRTGGAVEDVNDEQVVDAIRLLARTEGIFAETAGGVTVGVTRKLIENGLLDPTKTTVVLNTGDGLKTLDAVAGTGLTATIRPNLDSFREAGLAS from the coding sequence ATGGCTGCGCAGACTGTTGCAAGCACCACCGAATCCCCCGCGACCCCCTCGGTCGACCTCGGCCCCGCCGCCGCCCTCTCCTGCCGCGAGTGCGGTCACCGCGTGCCCCTCGGCCCGGTCTTCGCCTGCGAGGAGTGTTTCGGCCCGCTTGAGATCGCCTACGACTTCTCCTCCTACGACACCGAGGAGCTCCGCAAGCGCATCGAGGCGGGCCCCGCGAACATCTGGCGCTACGCGCCCCTCCTGCCCGTCCCGGCAGACGTGGCGGACAAGCCGAACATCAACCCGGGCTGGACCAAGCTCGTCCAGGCCGACAACCTGGCCCGCGAGCTGGGCGTCGACGCCGGCAAGCTTTTCGTCAAGGACGACTCCGGCAACCCGACGCACTCCTTCAAGGACCGCGTCGTCGCCCAGGCCATCGAGGCCGCCCGCGCCTTCGGCTTCACCACCCTCTCCTGCTCCTCCACCGGCAACCTGGCCGGCGCCGTCGGCGCGGCCGCCGCCCGGGCCGGCTTCCGCTCCTGCGTGTTCATCCCGCACGACCTGGAGCAGGGCAAGATCGTCATGGCCGCGATCTACGGCGGCGAGCTCGTCGGCATCGAGGGCAACTACGACGACGTCAACCGCTTCTGCTCCGAGCTCATCGGCGACCCGGCGGGCGAGGGCTGGGGCTTCGTCAACGTCAACCTGCGGCCGTACTACGCGGAGGGCTCCAAGACCCTGGCGTACGAGATCTGCGAGCAGCTGGGGTGGCAGCTCCCCGACCAGCTCGTGGTGCCCATCGCCTCCGGCTCGCAGCTCACGAAGATCGACAAGGGGCTCCAGGAGCTGATCAAGCTCGGGCTCGTCGAGGACCGGCCGTACAAGATCTTCGGCGCGCAGGCGGAAGGCTGCTCGCCGGTGTCCGTCGCCTACAAGGCGGGCCATGACGTCGTACGTCCGCAGAAGCCGAACACCATCGCCAAGTCGCTGGCGATCGGCAATCCGGCGGACGGGCCGTACGTGCTCGACATCGCCCGGCGGACGGGCGGGGCGGTGGAGGACGTGAACGACGAGCAGGTCGTCGACGCGATTCGGCTGCTCGCCCGGACCGAGGGGATCTTCGCGGAGACCGCCGGCGGGGTGACCGTGGGTGTGACGCGCAAGCTGATCGAGAACGGTCTTCTCGACCCGACCAAGACGACCGTCGTCCTGAACACCGGCGACGGCCTGAAGACCCTGGACGCGGTGGCCGGCACCGGCCTGACCGCGACCATCCGCCCGAACCTCGACTCCTTCCGAGAGGCTGGCCTCGCGTCATGA
- a CDS encoding DUF3263 domain-containing protein: MEEELELAARERGILALERRGFPGPGAKERAIREELDLSPVRYYQLLNALLDDARALAHDPVTVNRLRRVRDARRGER; this comes from the coding sequence ATGGAGGAAGAGCTTGAGCTTGCGGCCAGGGAGCGGGGCATCCTGGCCTTGGAGCGGCGCGGGTTCCCCGGCCCCGGTGCGAAGGAACGGGCGATCCGGGAGGAGCTGGACCTGTCCCCGGTCCGCTACTACCAGCTCCTCAACGCCCTCCTGGACGATGCGCGTGCGCTGGCCCATGACCCGGTGACGGTGAACCGACTTCGTCGCGTACGGGACGCTCGGCGGGGTGAGCGCTGA
- a CDS encoding ubiquitin-like small modifier protein 1 → MSVNVRIPTILRTYTGGKAEVTAEGATLGEVIADLEKSHTGIAARVLDDQGKLRRFVNVYVNDDDVRFEQGLETATPDGAGVSIIPAVAGG, encoded by the coding sequence ATGAGCGTCAACGTCCGCATCCCCACCATCCTGCGCACCTACACCGGCGGCAAGGCCGAGGTCACGGCCGAGGGCGCGACTCTCGGCGAGGTCATCGCCGACCTGGAGAAGAGTCACACCGGCATCGCCGCGCGCGTTCTCGACGACCAGGGCAAGCTGCGCCGGTTCGTCAACGTGTACGTCAACGACGACGACGTCCGCTTCGAGCAGGGCCTGGAGACGGCGACCCCGGACGGCGCGGGCGTCTCGATCATCCCGGCGGTCGCGGGCGGCTGA
- a CDS encoding metallophosphoesterase — MRILHLSDTHIERVDSPGSRGADATGSLRLILAELRHQRDVDAVVVTGDLADDGSAEAYATVRELVGDFARAMDAPVFYTTGNHDERSAFAKVLGSGHLGVDGTDRAQAPDSVRAAVSTVGGWRFVTLDSLVPGKVYGRLGAAQLDWLGQVLSTPAEHGGTVLAFHHPPIHLDLSTTQPVFGLRDADALAEVIRGSDVRVVLTGHFHLQLCGFLASTPVWVTPGVVNRIDLTTAPGTERAVRGASASLVELGGATGPMFHTFHARDPRAHETVYELDEERTRQVVARHADLD, encoded by the coding sequence ATGAGGATTCTCCATCTCTCGGACACCCATATCGAGCGGGTCGACTCCCCGGGCTCCCGCGGCGCCGACGCGACCGGCTCCCTGCGTCTGATCCTCGCCGAACTCCGCCATCAGCGGGACGTGGACGCGGTCGTCGTCACCGGCGACCTCGCCGACGACGGCTCGGCGGAGGCGTACGCGACCGTACGGGAGCTGGTCGGCGACTTCGCGCGCGCGATGGACGCGCCGGTCTTCTACACCACCGGCAACCACGACGAGCGGTCCGCCTTCGCGAAGGTGCTGGGCAGCGGGCATCTGGGGGTCGACGGCACGGACCGGGCGCAGGCCCCCGACAGCGTGCGGGCCGCGGTGAGCACGGTCGGCGGATGGCGGTTCGTCACCCTGGACTCACTGGTGCCGGGGAAGGTGTACGGCCGCCTCGGCGCGGCCCAGCTGGACTGGCTGGGCCAGGTGTTGAGCACCCCGGCCGAGCACGGCGGCACCGTCCTCGCCTTCCACCACCCCCCGATCCACCTCGACCTCTCGACGACCCAGCCGGTCTTCGGGCTGCGCGACGCCGACGCCCTGGCGGAGGTGATCCGGGGCAGCGACGTCCGGGTCGTCCTGACCGGGCACTTCCACCTCCAGCTGTGCGGGTTCCTGGCCTCGACGCCGGTGTGGGTGACGCCCGGGGTCGTCAACCGCATCGACCTGACCACCGCGCCCGGGACCGAGCGGGCCGTGCGCGGGGCGTCGGCGTCGCTGGTGGAGCTGGGCGGCGCGACCGGCCCGATGTTCCACACCTTCCACGCACGCGACCCTCGGGCCCACGAGACGGTGTACGAACTGGACGAGGAGCGGACCCGGCAGGTCGTGGCCCGCCACGCCGATCTCGACTGA
- a CDS encoding glucosyl-3-phosphoglycerate synthase, which translates to MLQETERWLATRSWSVTDRPLHRIMAAKRATGQSVSVVLPALNEEETVGDIVAVIRHDLMQQVPLVDEIVVVDSGSTDRTAQVAAAAGARVVHRDEILPRIPAVPGKGEVLWRSLLVTTGDVVCFIDADLREFSSDFVSGIVGPLLTDPGVDLVKGMYDRPLGGAAGQGGRVTELMARPLLNMHWPQLAGFVQPLGGEYAARRSLLEQLPFPVGYGVELGMLVDALHLVGLDALAQVDVGVRKHRHQDGQALGRMAAAIYRTAQLRLARGHLIRPSLTQFERSADGFEPRTYSVDTEERPPMAEIAEYATRKVA; encoded by the coding sequence GTGCTGCAAGAAACTGAGCGCTGGCTGGCCACCCGCTCCTGGTCCGTGACCGACCGCCCGCTCCACCGGATCATGGCCGCCAAGCGTGCCACGGGCCAGTCGGTGTCCGTCGTCCTGCCCGCGCTGAACGAGGAGGAGACGGTCGGTGACATCGTCGCCGTGATCCGTCACGACCTCATGCAACAGGTCCCGCTCGTCGACGAGATCGTCGTCGTCGACTCGGGCTCCACCGACCGCACGGCCCAGGTCGCCGCCGCGGCCGGCGCACGTGTCGTCCACCGCGACGAGATCCTCCCGCGGATCCCGGCCGTGCCCGGCAAGGGCGAGGTCCTGTGGCGCTCCCTGCTCGTCACGACCGGGGACGTCGTCTGCTTCATCGACGCCGACCTGAGGGAGTTCTCCTCCGACTTCGTCTCGGGCATCGTCGGCCCGCTGCTCACCGACCCGGGCGTGGACCTCGTCAAGGGCATGTACGACCGGCCCCTGGGCGGCGCCGCGGGCCAGGGCGGCCGGGTCACGGAGCTGATGGCCCGCCCCCTCCTCAACATGCACTGGCCGCAGCTGGCCGGGTTCGTGCAGCCGCTGGGCGGCGAGTACGCGGCCCGCCGCAGCCTGCTGGAGCAGCTGCCCTTCCCCGTCGGGTACGGCGTGGAGCTGGGCATGCTGGTCGACGCCCTGCACCTGGTGGGCCTGGACGCCCTCGCCCAGGTCGACGTCGGCGTGCGCAAGCACCGTCACCAGGACGGCCAGGCCCTGGGCCGGATGGCGGCCGCCATCTACCGCACCGCCCAGCTCCGGCTGGCCCGCGGCCATCTGATCCGCCCGTCCCTCACCCAGTTCGAGCGGAGCGCGGACGGCTTCGAGCCGCGCACCTACTCGGTGGACACGGAGGAGCGGCCGCCGATGGCGGAGATCGCGGAGTACGCCACGCGCAAGGTCGCGTAA